atttatacGATTGTTAGACTTGTTCAGGCTTGTTTTAATTGTCGATGTTTAAATTGACATTTGGTATTATTTTCACACATCTGTGGAAGCTAGGAAGGGATCAAAAAACCAACATcagagaaaagaacaataggcagggggaaaaaatcCGACTGGAAAGCATTAAAATAAGTTGAGGCATGGAGCTTCATTTCTAAAATCTTTCTGTCAAGCTGGCTTTCTAGCCTAAAAGTGCTTTAATGGTAACCAAATTAGTCAACGAAATATTGGTCGACCGGCCGTGCTGAGAGAAATAGACGCGTCTCAGTATCTGGCCATATATAAAtggttgaaatttttttttttaacgCTGAGAGATAATGCTTCACAGCCTATTATTATCCGCGGGGCTATCTGAAAGGAAGTAGTTTTCCGAAATCCTGCTGTAGTCATTGAAACTCGGActaatagaaaaaaatatatatatctgcGATAACAGAGATAGCAAAAAGTGGCAAAGTTCATATACAAAGAACATTAATTCCAGTCACTTTCTTTCACGTTCGAGATTGGATCTGCTTTCACAGAATTACATCTATCCAATTAGTTGAGCAATCCAAGCAGAACAGTATGGGTAACATTAGAATCGCTATAGACGTAAGTTTAATTATGACATTGTGGTGCACGGAGTTTTAACTTGAGACATAATTATTAACAACTATCCTAGAGAGGTGGAACATTCACCGATTGTATTGGAAATCCAGGGACAggaaaacaagaagatgattTCGTGATTAAGCTATTGTCGGTTGATCCACAAAACTATCCGGATGCCAACCTAGAAGGAATAAGAAGGCTTTTGGAGATATTTCAGCACAAGAAGATCCCAAGAGGACAACCGATAGATACATCAGAAATTGAATCATTGCGTATGGGTACTACAGTTGCCACAAATGCATTGCTTGAACGTAAGGGTGAAAGATGTGCATTGGTTACCACCAAGGGTTTTAAGGATGTTCTCGTGATAGGTACACAGGCACGTCCAGACATTTTTGATTTATCAGTTGCCAAACCTGGCCTTCTATATAATACGGTTGTTGAAATCGATGAGAGAGTTACTCTTGAAGATTTTGTTGAAGATCCAAAGCAACAGGTGACAAAACCAAACGGAAAAGATCTGGTCCAGGGTCTTTCTAAAGAAACAATTCGGATTCTAAAAGCCCCAAATAAGGATGAGGTTAGGTCTATACTACAGGCAGTTTATGATTCCGGAACCAGATCGATTGCGATCTGTCTCATGCATTCATACACGTTCCCAGATCATGAGAAAATTGTGGGCCAGATTGCCAAAGAGATTGGCTTCACAcatatttcactttctAGCGAGTTGACGCCCATGATAAAGTATGTTGCCAGGGCTAATTCCTCTGTTGCGGATGCTTACCTAACTCctgaaatcaagaaatatCTACGTGGATTCGAATCTGGCCTCAAGGATGGCATTCAGAAGATTGCCTCTGGAAAAACTTCCGGATTGCGTTGTCAGTTTATGCAGTCTGATGGTGGTCTGGTTGAtgcttcctctttttctggTCTTCGTGCAATCCTTTCGGGACCTGCTGGAGGTGTTGTTGGCTATGCTAGAACGTGTTACGATCCCGAAAATGGTATACCATTGATTGGTTTCGATATGGGTGGTACATCGACTGATGTTTCTCGTTTTGGTGATGGCAAGTTCGATCACGTTTTTGAAACCACCACCGCTGGTGTCACAATTCAGTCGCCACAACTTGACATAAATACTGTGGCTGCTGGTGGTGGATCCATTCTTTCGTACAAAAACGGTTTGATGCAAGTCGGTCCTGAATCTGCATCTTCTCACCCTGGTCCTGCTTGCTACCGTAAAGGAGGCCCTCTAACTGTTACTGATGCAAATCTCTTTTTGGGTAGGCTTGTTCCTGAGTTCTTTCCGAAGATTTTTGGCCCAAACGAGGACCAGGGCTTGGATTATGCGATCACAAAACAAAGGTTTGCGGAGATCACTTCTGAGATTAATTCGTGCAACCCAGATATCAAGCCTATGACTGCGGAGGAAGTTGCCAACGGATTTCTATCTGTCGCCTATGAAAACATGGCACGTCCCGTGAGACAACTTACTGAGGCAAAAGGTCATGTTTTATCCAAGCACAGACTTGTTTCCTTTGGTGGTGCTGGAGGTCAGTGTGCTTTTGCAGTTGCGAATCTTTTGGGAATCAACACCATTCTCATACATAAATACTCCTCTGTTTTGTCTGCGTATGGTATGGAGTTAGCTGATGTGGTGAAAGAAGTTCAGGAACCTGCTTCATTTACATTGAACAACGAGTCAAGACCGGACATCGAGTCTGTTTTCACGCGCTTGAAAGGTGAGGCCAAGTTGTCATTACAAGCTCAGGGATTTACAGGTGATGACGATATTGTGTACGAGGAATATTTGAACTTGAGATATCAGGGAACGGAGTCCGGCATTATGGTTCCAAGAGAAGCAGATAAGGGTTCCTGGGGCTTTAAGGAGACATTTTGCGACATGCATAAGCGTGAGTTTggatttttgtttgataAGCAGATTATTGTCGATGATGTTAGGGTTCGTGGTATAGGAAAGGCAACAAAGAGAGACGAGGATACTGTTGATCACCAAATCAAGGAATTAAAGGCTAAACACAGTATAAAGCCAGTTTCTGCCGATGAAGCAACTATGGTGAAGGATGTTTACTGGGATAAGGGTGGCAGCAAACCAACAAGTATATACTACCTTGATCATCTTCCAGTGGGAACGGAAGTTCAAGGTCCTGCTATCATTGCAGATGGCACTCAGACTAACCTTATTCCACCTAATGGGAAAGCGCTAGTGCTCAAGACCCATTTGTTCGTTACACTTACTAAATCATTGGAAATGAAGCACGAGAAGAAGCAGACCGAAAAAGAGGCTTCAAAGGAGATCACAATTGAGCCAGTTCtactttctattttttcccatAGGTTTATGGATATAGCTGAGCAGATGGGTAACTCGCTTCAGAAAACTTCCGTCTCTGTTAATGTGAAGGAAAGGCTTGACTTCTCGTGTGCTCTCTTTGATTCTGAGGGCAACTTGGTGGCAAATGCTCCTCATGTCCCGGTTCATTTGGGATCGATGTCCACGTGTATTTCGTGTCAGGCCAAACTTTGGAAAGGCCGCTTACATGAGGGTGATGTGATTATAACTAATCATCCTGCTGCAGGAGGAACGCACTTGCCAGATATTACTTTGATTACTCCAGCATTTGACCACGAAaaaatcatattttatGTCGCTGCTCGTGCACATCATGCTGATATTGGTGGATTGCTACCAGGAAGTATGCCTCCAAATTCAAAGGAGTTATGGCAGGAAGGAGCCTGCTTCTACTCCGAGTTGTTGGTTAAAGGAGGTGTATTCCAAGAAGAAATGGTTGTGCAGAAGCTTCTTAAGGATCCAGCTCAACATGCTGGCTGCTCTGGCTCCAGAAGACTCTCGGACAATCTTTCTGACCTTAAGGCACAATTGGCAGCAAACCAGATGggtatttctttgattgaCAGACTTGTTACCGAGTTTGACCTTCCTACTATTATGGGATACATGCATGCCATTCAAGACAATGCCGCAGATACCGTCTCGAGAATGCTAGACCGTATAATTGCCAAGCATGGAATTGAAAATATCCATTGCGTCGATCATATGGATGATGGTTCTGCGATCTGCTTGCACTTGAGGAAGAACCAAGAGAACGGAAAGATAATCTTTGATTTCACCGGAACCTCGCCTCAGGCATACAACAATTTGAATGCCCCACATGCCATCACATACTCGGCAATCATTTATTGTTTAAGGTGCATGGTCGATGAGGATATTCCGTTGAACCAAGGATGTATTCGTCCAATTGAAGTTGTTATTCCTAAATCCTCTCTCTTGGATCCCGACAGTGGTTGTGCCGTTGTTGGAGGAAATGTCTGCACCTCTCAAAGAGTGACCGATACAATTCTTAAGGCATTTCACGTTATGGCTGATTCTCAGGGTTGCTGTAACAACTTTACCTTTGGTAACGATGGATTTGGCTATTACGAAACTATAGCAGGTGGTCACGGTGCTTCTGCTCATTGGAGTGGTGTGTCTGGCATTCAAACAAACATGACGAATACTAGAATTACAGATGCTGAAGTGTTTGAAAAGAGATACCCGATCATTCTCAGAGACTTCTCGATTAGAGAGAATTCTGGTGGGAATGGACTTTTCAAAGGTGGAAATGGAGTTCGCCGTGAAATTGAATTTCGTATTCCTGTAAATGCATCGATATTGTCAGAGAGGCGGGCAATTGCACCTCATGGAATGGAAGGTGGTGAGGATGGCTCCAGAGGACTGAACTTATGGATTAGGAATGTTGGTGATAAGAAGCAAGTCATTAACATTGGAGGAAAGGCTAGTGTAGACGTTTCATCTGGTGATAGAATTATCATACTTACACCTGGAGGAGGTGGCTGGGGAGAACCATCAGCTCGCACGCCTGAGTCACAACGGAAAAAGGTGGTATATCCTGTTGGTGCAGGTTCGCTCTCGATCAGGAAGAAGCAACAGTATGAGAATTAAGTTGAAAGAATATTATAATTCTAGAATATAAAATGTATATGTCTTACTAGAACAATACTGGTACAGATTATAACATCAAATAGAATTACGTAGCTGTGCTTGTTAAGTTTGAATCTCTGTATCATCATGTAAGAGACACTCTACTTTCGCCAAGGCTAAGTTTACTAAAGTATTCAAGGTCGAAGCGTCTTGTCGACGCGACTTTAGTAATTAGTCGAGCTTGAGGATGGGCGAGGGCctctctccttttttttttttggcatcTGTGTCCTCCGTAAAGCCAAGCATAAGCACCCTGAGAAGCCGAAAAGAAGGGGCGGGGCgggggaagaaaaaaaaaatgattataataaaatgaattagACGATAAGCAACTTCAATCAATTCACTAtcaattaatatatatttatttcagtGATATTCAAGGTACATCCCACTGAGTTTAGAGCCTAGAATTTATCGTGAATTAAGTCTACAAATACTTTTATTACCTAGAAGAGCTCTTTCAACAGCATGTCCGATACAATTGACGACGCTGATCTCATTAGtttggatgaagaaagatcaCTCAACAAGGATGCAATTGATTTAAGTAGTGATGATGCCATAAGTTCTAATTCAAGTACGGATATTGATTCATCGGAGCCTAGTAAAAATGTCGACAAGATTCTTGAAGAAGTGCCATCATATTATAAAGCGAAAGTTGAATCATATCACACATGGGAAATCGAAGATATTACTCAACTTGTTGGGGATGAGAAGGTTTTCGGTCCGAAATTCAAGGTTGGAGAcgattttgttttcaatcCTTTAATAACCACCGGAAGAAGGGATAATTATCTAACATTTTCTGTTTATCTAGCAGGTGCTCCCGTCGATTCAAAAGTGTCAGCTTCTGGTGATTGGCATTGTTGTGCTCAATTTGCCTTAGATATATGGAACCCGGATGATCCATCCGAAAACAAGAGAAACTCAACACATTTTCGTTATAATCCGAGAGTTGGCGATTGGGGCTTTATAAATCTACTTGACGGAAGATTGAGGCTGGACTCCGAGCTCATAAATCACAAACGGCTCAATATAACATCTTACGTGAGGATAATTGACGATTTCACAGGCGTTTTATGGCATGACTTTATTGATTATGATTCAAAGAAGTCTACTGGCTATGTCGGAATCAATAATCAAGGTGCAACATGCTATTTGAATTCCCTACTTCAATCATACTActttacaaaaaaatttagaaagAAGGTTTATCAAATCCCTACACAGGACGAAATAAAGTTTAATTTAGATTCTTTTAGGGAATACCTTGAACAGCCAAAAAGTGTTTCGCTAGCCCTTCAGCGTATATTCTACAATCTACAAACATCTGACAAGCCTATAGATACGATGGAGCTAACCGATTCATTTGGATGGACCAGTGCAGATGCGTTTACGCAACATGATGTCCAGGAGATGAATCGTATATTAATGGACAAATTGGAATCTCGAATGAAGCACACGGACATTGAAGGTTGTCttaatgatatatttgttggAAAGATGAAGAGTTTTATTCGGTGTGTCAACGTAGATTACGAAAGTAGTCGGACCGAAGATTTCTGGGATATCCAATTAAATGTTAAGggtttgaaaaatataaagcaaTCCTTTGAGAATTACATTGAAATGGAGCTGTTGGACGGTGAAAACAAATATGATGCTGCTGGCTACGGATTACAAGCTGCTCAGAAAGGTGTTGTGTTTGAAAACTTCCCTCCGGTTCTGCATTTGCAATTGAAGAGATTCGAGTacaattttgaatatgatCAGTTGATGAAAGTCAATGATAGATATGAATTTTTTAATTCGATCGACTTGAAACCCTATATGGACAAAAATGCCGAGCATTACAACGAGGATTGGGAATATGAACTCCATTGCGTTTTAGTTCATCAAGGTGATGTTTCCATGGGCCATTACTATGCAATGATCAAACCAAACGAAGAGGATAAGTGGTTTAGGTTTGACGACGATAAAGTCTGGAGGGTTACTCCAGATGAAGTTTTCGAGGGTAGTTTTGGAGCTGATGAAGATCCTGATACGCTGAAAGGTATGACCAGAGATGAACAGCAGGATTTTCAATTGAGAAAGCACACTTCAGCATACATGCTTGTTTATATAAGGAAGAGTAAGGTGGCTGAGATTCTTTCTGAAGTCGAACACAAAGATATTCCTGAGCATATTCCAAAGCAGATCAAATATGAAAGGGAACAGCTGGccaaaattgaaaaggagCAAGAAGAGATGCATCTGTACGCAAACTTCAAGGTTTTCTACCATAAAGCTTTTACGAAATACCAAGGTTTTGACCTTGGACCAGATGACGAGGACCAACAAAATTATTGTGAGGACTTGTATGATGAAGAGTCGTACCCCCTTTCATTTAGACTTCTTAAGACTGATAGCTTCTCAAAAGTTTTTGATACAGTTATTGCAAAACTTAACTTAACAGTTGATCCAAAGTTCTTACGGTTCTGGATCAATTTTCGTCGGAAGAACTATGCACTCCGTCCTGGCAAATCGATATACTTTAATTATAACGATGCAGTATCACAGAGGGTTACCATTGAGTCTATAATTGAGGATTATCAGATTCCTAAAAACAGCCACCACAACTCAGGCTTGGAGGAAAGCGTGCACATATCATTATACTTGGAGGACGCTTCGGTAGACCTTGGATTTGTTTCTAACTCCATATAtgatatgaaaaaaaatggaaagctTTCAAGTAAAGAATTCAACGAGAATATTACTGAAAACTATGAAAAGATGTCGCAAATGGCTCTTCAACATTATAATCCGAAGTTGGAACTAACGTCtgaaaatgaatatgaaaTTATTGATGATAACTCTGAACATTTGGAACATGAACATGATCAGGAGAACTGCTCGAAGTATTTAATTTTCCTTAAATTCTTTGACTTgccaaaacaaaaaatttatggGTTATGCCATGTTATGGCCAAAATGGACAAACCAGTTCAGTCCCTAACGCCATttataaataatattatgaaTTTCCCAATGAACACGCAACTAGAATATTATGAGGAGTTGGGATCCGATCAGATAGTGCATATTCAGTCAGGCAGTACGTTTTACAAGTCTGAACTTGATAATGGAGATATAATCTGCTTTACGAAAGCTTCATGGGGTGACATTAAATCGGAAGCGGAATACCTTACTGTTCCGGACATGTACAGCTATTTGGCAAACAGAGTACACTTTAAAGTTTCTTCTCTACAAAAagtggatgaagatgaggaagattATATTGTTCACAGAAGCGAGGAGAACAAGGAAGTTGAGCATGCATCAAAATCATTTGAGATGTGGTTCTCGACGGCATTAGGCTATAAGGCGTTTGCAAAGAAGATTGGTGAACGCTTAGAATTGGATCCAGAATACCTAAGATTATTCATAGTGGGTCGGCCAAACCAAACATTCCCATTAAAGAGCACCACACCTTTAAAGCGTCTACTTGCAAGAATTCCTAAATCACAGACATTAGATATATGCTATGAGGTTTTGAGTGTTACACTTTCTGATTTCGAACATATGATACTGTGCACAGTGTTCTGGGTTGGACAAGGAATTTGTAGAGAGCAGAAGCATGAATTTTTCCTTCCGAAATTTAGTACGGTGATCGACTTGATTGATAGACTTCAAAGTAAGGTTCATTTCAAGCCGGAGGAGGAGGATTCTTTGGTTGTCTGGACAATGGACCGGAAGCATCGTCTCAAATCAATTTGCGAATCGGATATGAAGATTGAAGAATCACCTGAATTCATTGTTGGATATTATCCTACGTATCGTGAAGTTCTTCGTACAAAGCCAAAAAACATCAAGCTAATTCCAGGATTTCAATTCTTTGGTCAGATTCAAAATTCTCACAGTTTACCTTTCATATTCGATTTAGTTCAAGGAGAGAAACTGGAAGATACGAAGGTTCGGATTCATA
This sequence is a window from Brettanomyces bruxellensis chromosome 5, complete sequence. Protein-coding genes within it:
- the OXP1 gene encoding 5-oxoprolinase yields the protein MGNIRIAIDRGGTFTDCIGNPGTGKQEDDFVIKLLSVDPQNYPDANLEGIRRLLEIFQHKKIPRGQPIDTSEIESLRMGTTVATNALLERKGERCALVTTKGFKDVLVIGTQARPDIFDLSVAKPGLLYNTVVEIDERVTLEDFVEDPKQQVTKPNGKDLVQGLSKETIRILKAPNKDEVRSILQAVYDSGTRSIAICLMHSYTFPDHEKIVGQIAKEIGFTHISLSSELTPMIKYVARANSSVADAYLTPEIKKYLRGFESGLKDGIQKIASGKTSGLRCQFMQSDGGLVDASSFSGLRAILSGPAGGVVGYARTCYDPENGIPLIGFDMGGTSTDVSRFGDGKFDHVFETTTAGVTIQSPQLDINTVAAGGGSILSYKNGLMQVGPESASSHPGPACYRKGGPLTVTDANLFLGRLVPEFFPKIFGPNEDQGLDYAITKQRFAEITSEINSCNPDIKPMTAEEVANGFLSVAYENMARPVRQLTEAKGHVLSKHRLVSFGGAGGQCAFAVANLLGINTILIHKYSSVLSAYGMELADVVKEVQEPASFTLNNESRPDIESVFTRLKGEAKLSLQAQGFTGDDDIVYEEYLNLRYQGTESGIMVPREADKGSWGFKETFCDMHKREFGFLFDKQIIVDDVRVRGIGKATKRDEDTVDHQIKELKAKHSIKPVSADEATMVKDVYWDKGGSKPTSIYYLDHLPVGTEVQGPAIIADGTQTNLIPPNGKALVLKTHLFVTLTKSLEMKHEKKQTEKEASKEITIEPVLLSIFSHRFMDIAEQMGNSLQKTSVSVNVKERLDFSCALFDSEGNLVANAPHVPVHLGSMSTCISCQAKLWKGRLHEGDVIITNHPAAGGTHLPDITLITPAFDHEKIIFYVAARAHHADIGGLLPGSMPPNSKELWQEGACFYSELLVKGGVFQEEMVVQKLLKDPAQHAGCSGSRRLSDNLSDLKAQLAANQMGISLIDRLVTEFDLPTIMGYMHAIQDNAADTVSRMLDRIIAKHGIENIHCVDHMDDGSAICLHLRKNQENGKIIFDFTGTSPQAYNNLNAPHAITYSAIIYCLRCMVDEDIPLNQGCIRPIEVVIPKSSLLDPDSGCAVVGGNVCTSQRVTDTILKAFHVMADSQGCCNNFTFGNDGFGYYETIAGGHGASAHWSGVSGIQTNMTNTRITDAEVFEKRYPIILRDFSIRENSGGNGLFKGGNGVRREIEFRIPVNASILSERRAIAPHGMEGGEDGSRGLNLWIRNVGDKKQVINIGGKASVDVSSGDRIIILTPGGGGWGEPSARTPESQRKKVVYPVGAGSLSIRKKQQYEN
- a CDS encoding uncharacterized protein (MEROPS:MER0002475~BUSCO:EOG092606AJ), which codes for MSDTIDDADLISLDEERSLNKDAIDLSSDDAISSNSSTDIDSSEPSKNVDKILEEVPSYYKAKVESYHTWEIEDITQLVGDEKVFGPKFKVGDDFVFNPLITTGRRDNYLTFSVYLAGAPVDSKVSASGDWHCCAQFALDIWNPDDPSENKRNSTHFRYNPRVGDWGFINLLDGRLRLDSELINHKRLNITSYVRIIDDFTGVLWHDFIDYDSKKSTGYVGINNQGATCYLNSLLQSYYFTKKFRKKVYQIPTQDEIKFNLDSFREYLEQPKSVSLALQRIFYNLQTSDKPIDTMELTDSFGWTSADAFTQHDVQEMNRILMDKLESRMKHTDIEGCLNDIFVGKMKSFIRCVNVDYESSRTEDFWDIQLNVKGLKNIKQSFENYIEMELLDGENKYDAAGYGLQAAQKGVVFENFPPVLHLQLKRFEYNFEYDQLMKVNDRYEFFNSIDLKPYMDKNAEHYNEDWEYELHCVLVHQGDVSMGHYYAMIKPNEEDKWFRFDDDKVWRVTPDEVFEGSFGADEDPDTLKGMTRDEQQDFQLRKHTSAYMLVYIRKSKVAEILSEVEHKDIPEHIPKQIKYEREQLAKIEKEQEEMHLYANFKVFYHKAFTKYQGFDLGPDDEDQQNYCEDLYDEESYPLSFRLLKTDSFSKVFDTVIAKLNLTVDPKFLRFWINFRRKNYALRPGKSIYFNYNDAVSQRVTIESIIEDYQIPKNSHHNSGLEESVHISLYLEDASVDLGFVSNSIYDMKKNGKLSSKEFNENITENYEKMSQMALQHYNPKLELTSENEYEIIDDNSEHLEHEHDQENCSKYLIFLKFFDLPKQKIYGLCHVMAKMDKPVQSLTPFINNIMNFPMNTQLEYYEELGSDQIVHIQSGSTFYKSELDNGDIICFTKASWGDIKSEAEYLTVPDMYSYLANRVHFKVSSLQKVDEDEEDYIVHRSEENKEVEHASKSFEMWFSTALGYKAFAKKIGERLELDPEYLRLFIVGRPNQTFPLKSTTPLKRLLARIPKSQTLDICYEVLSVTLSDFEHMILCTVFWVGQGICREQKHEFFLPKFSTVIDLIDRLQSKVHFKPEEEDSLVVWTMDRKHRLKSICESDMKIEESPEFIVGYYPTYREVLRTKPKNIKLIPGFQFFGQIQNSHSLPFIFDLVQGEKLEDTKVRIHKLLGISEKEFENVRIAVTDLNAVDYMDSSERDSVELFKLAENTPFYLAIEHPDRNLRRASAYEPSLYIKG